The window AAATGAGAAATCGATCTGATTTTTCTTCTATTCTTACTGATTTCTGAGAAATTGTCGAAGAAGGAGGTAGAATAACCAGAAATTCACCAGCCTCTCTGACACCTGTCGGTTTTGTTTAGAATTTTTGCCTGCATTTTGAAGaagagagatttagagagagagagagagaatgagtGGAGAGAGAATCATGTGTTACTGTGAGCGATTTAATAATGGCGTAAGAATAAAGGAAAGGAATCGTGATGGACGGCCGGCCATTACATTGACTGGATCATTCATTATTAtcacatataatataatatatatatttgctttttttattattattttatttctaaaaatgacataatcaatttgtttttacttttcatttattcatatatatatatatatattatatatatatatattaataatatattttttttataaaagtaattttgaaactagtttcaaatatattaaataatatatttttttaattatcttattcTTGGGTAACAGTCTATTGTGGCTAAAGAGGGGTACCTAATCaactttattttaaagttttaaaaaaaatattatttataaaattttaagaaataaagtatttaggctcaaaataaaataaacttcaGTTTGACCGTTCCTATAAAATACtctttaaagttaaattatctcttttaattgaattttatataaccttaattaaattatgattttttattaaaatatttattatatataaataatgtaagcaaaaggataatatatattatattatttgtttgactATTAAGGTAGTTTGAATGGTAATATTGGATCCAAGGTCATGTTtggtttgattattttaaataactcaaataaaattaaacattattttatttttctctctttcatgatatcactcaaatcattaatcaaaatattaaaatactttcagttttaaattattattttttattttatttatatatcaatattttttaaataaaattatcaacaatcattattttttttctctctaattttttttaaaaaaattccaatTCGAAAAGGTGGTTCGGCGGAGTGAGGATCTGCTGTCCCAAGAGACTACCCCAGTTGCTGTCTTAGAGATCAAAATGATATCATTTTGATAAataagacaaataaaaaattatatatatatagatgacataaaccctaaatcttaaacTATAAAtcttaacaaattatatatataattatatgacattttattttaatatttaattttctctttttcctctCACCTGATGTCTCTCTTATGAGACATCAGGTGAGACAGTCTTTTGGGACAACATATCGGAATTCGGATAGGCggaatgcatttatcattttcatcctattttacaattttttttttaactttattcgGTTTGAAAAATCCCTGCGaattacttttataatatattctttaaaagataaaaaaaattatacaagaaatattttaatattatataatatattaaaaatttatattattataaagaaatttataagatataaaaaataaataaatatatactattaatgttatatatttagttatgtTTATTAGTGTTCGGGATATAATCAGAGTGAAATCGAGATGATGAACACAAATATTATCCACGTTCTATCTCTGGTCAACTACccgttaaaaaaaaaaacgtgaATAACAAGACAATTCAAATTGAAAACTGCATCACATTATAATTATACTTCCTAATCCTAAGACAATAAATGtgacattatatatttttttattagtttcatgCCCATTTACAAATTTGATGTTAACTTATAGATTTTTTTCATATCTTTCTTCTTTTAAGATCTCATAAAAATGGCCACAactcataattatttattaattaattttatccatTATGAATGAATGTAAAAGAGAGGtaatttattaatgatgatTATTGCTACTATGGTATGGGATAATGATTGAGAAATTCTCAGTTATGTTATTTAAGGGTCTGATTAATTTGTAGTATCTTATTCAAAGTAATTTAGAACTagataaacatgtttaaaaatcttacttctttttttttatataaagttgTCTACTAAAGTCAAACTCACCCAAGTAAATAACACTTTAAACCAAACACAATAATTTAAGGAAAGCACACCTAATTAAGATTCTCAATCATCTAATTTATATGCATGTGATCTTTCCTATCATTGTGTCAtgttattcattattaatttttttctttgtaagaatacaaaattatatcatatatatttgattaaataattgtgtgagttgtttgttttaaaaaaaacattcagttaacttttttttttttttttattgtatatcaagaataatatttaaagaggaatattctctttttattaattattttatctctgttcttattaattaatttctctctccttttattaaataatttttctctctatctctacaaattaatttatctcatttatccatattctcaggattattattttactcatttatttgatatttactATCTCTCGtttaacggttaaaataaatcaataatttacaacaaattctcacattaaatattttaataatatgtttaaataaattctaaaccctaaaccttaaaccctaaactctaaatcctaaactctaaaacctaaatactaaattctaaaccctaaaccctaattaatatcaatgattagttgaattatgaatttatctcttttatttttattttatttttatgacttttcaattcctttatttatcaaatatttttatggtttcttttttctttttttttattatttttttttatattgacttattaatatttttttaattttattacttataaataaatgtttatctaatatttctattttcacgattaattattttctctccagtaactaattattaataataggagagagaaaataattaataaaaggagagagaatattctacctgtcaacccacgtaggcatcgcgctcccagtcgttgtctcaagtcgcgctctctatcatttttcatatttaaaagaGGTCAGCATAACAATCAAGTATACTAACAtctcactttaatttaaattattttaataagaataagtattttttttaaacggttaaaacatttcattaaaatctaaaaagtgAGAGagttaataattaaagttagaCAAACTCTAATTAGAATTAAAAGATAACAATCAAACGATCATAAAAATCTGATTATTAACAATTAAACATACCAACtagattacaaacaaaaattataaactgtatcaaatcataattatccCAATTAGGATCGTGATGTGCTGAATGTGCCTATATATCGTGCTGACGTGTTGTTCGTGCTGTGCTGCCTGTGCTGATCGCGCTTCTTTTGATCTATGATGATTTCGACGTCTGATCTCAATAACTTTTGCTTTGAATCTATTTTAATCTTCAAGCTGAAGAGCAAGCCAAAAACTTAAACTCCATCCAAAATATGTTTCTCTTCACAATGAATCTATCTTAATCTTCGCTTGAAGAACAAGCCCAATACATAGACTCCATCCGAAATATGTTTCACTTCAGTGAAAATAGTTGAGGTAATGTTCAAGCTTGGATAATTTGCTCGATGTACAAAAAGAGGATCATTATTGTATTTCATCTTCATAATCGTTTGGTCAGAGTTCTAGTTTGGATTATGGATGTTAGAGTTTGGAATTTTAGTCATAGTTGGTGTACAAGTTGGAATTGAAACTATATTTGAGTCTAAAACCATCGATATAAGAGTAGTATATAAATGTGATAATCGGGCGGTTCGGGGTGAAGAATGCATTTATCATTCCCGGCCTATTTTTATTTCGAGAATTTTTTTTGATACTATCCCTGCCTCGTTTGGTTTCTTGGAATCCGCGCGAGgtactatttataaaatatttttaaaaaaacaaaaaatttatataataaaattatataattttttttaatataatatatattaaaattttatattatcataaaaaagaattcactactcttataaaatataataaataaataaatatattgatgattttatatatttaattgtgtttatagtatTCGGGGTAAGATCGAAGTGGGACGggagacacaaatatcattcccGTTCCATTCCCGTTTGATTTCGGAAAAAAACCGCTTCAAACGAGACAATTCGATTTGGTTCGATTACCGCGGGGCGGGTCTAAATCCTCCTTGGTAGTATATGATATTTGAGTAAGTTTAGATTCTGAAATTACTTTGATATCTACAAATTTAGACGGTAGTTCGTCTTCTTCTTCGCATTCGACCCAATGTCGAATTGATTGGGCTAAAAGGGTGATAATTCCAGGGAAGACGAAATAAAATCTAGAAAGAATTAGAAATTTGACTTAGTGAGTTGTTTTCAttaattcactatttatttatagtGTTACCAAATTTATACAAAACTATTACCAAATTGTAAATTAAGCCCCTTatcaataattaaacaaattaagcAGGTTGAGAAATTCGGTCTTTTTGCTAAATGTTACCAGTGCAAGCCCTCAGATTTTCTATCTAAGAATCTTTTAGAACCCCTGTTGACTCAAATCAGCTCTAGGTCCAGATTCAAATTTTCTTGAAAtaggttaaaataatttaatgtttacaTGATGTTTGTTAGCATTGGTTTCCTTTGTTACATAAATCCTTTAAATTTAGAAAACCTGTTTATGTCTGCTGGATGCAATTTTTAGGATGAAAATAGTTTCAAAGTGACAAAAAAAGTTGATACTTGATTCCCTAGGAACTAATGGCAGGCTGAAATAACTTAACTTGGCCATTTTAAGTGTCTGTTTGGTCATTGCTGATCAGAAAGTTTCATATTAAACAATATCTATGACATAGTAATCAACCTTGGTGACTTTGATTTCAACGTACAAAATttccaattatttattaatggaGATTTACTGTGGGAGACTGGGAGCCAACTAGAAAAGTCTCCCTGGCTTGTATTTATCACCATAGCCTGCTGATGTGTGATGCATACTATCTTACTTCCATCCAATATGATTCTCAAAATGAGGTTCTGGTTGGTGTCACAACAATTGGCACTCCTCATAATAATCATTACTACTAATGCTCTTAATAATAACGAGACTGATCATGCTGCACTATTGGCTATGAAGTCCAAGATTCTGGACCCTTTTGGTGGGGAGGCTTTGAGTTCATGGAATGAGTCTTTCCATTTCTGCAATTGGGAAGGTGTCATGTGCAGTAAAAGGCACAAAAGGGTCACTCTCATTGATCTAAGCTCTTTGTCTTTGTCGGGCACCTTGTCTCCTCATGTAGGAAATCTCACCTTTCTTAGACAACTGTTGCTAATCAACAATACTTTCCATGGAGAAATCCCAAATGAAATAGGTGACTTGTACATGCTGGAAGTATTGGCCCTCGAAAGAAACAGTTTCCAGGGAAGGATCCCGGTAAGCCTTTCGCGCTGCTATAACCTCAAGCATCTATTGATTGGGTTCAATAATCTGGTGGGAACCATCCCTGAAGAATTTAGCTCCTTGTCCATGCTCAAGAGGATCTACATACATGTAAACGTTTTAACTGGAGGAATTCCAAAATCTGTGGGCAATATCACTTCTCTTGAGGTCTTCTCTGCAGGAGCTAATCACTTTGGTGGAACTATTCCAAATAATTTGGGGCAATTAAAGAACCTTGTAGAACTTGGATTGGGTGGTAATCAGATATCTGGTATGATCCCTTCATCATTATATAACCTCTCCAACTTGAATATTTTATCTTTACCCATGAATGATCTTAATGGGAGTCTTCCCCCATACTTTGGCAACATGTTCCCTCATTTGGAATGGCTTCAACTTCATTATAACAACTTTACAGGACAACTTCCAAATTCAATAGGGAATCTTACCAAAGCCATGAGGCTAGCTTTTGAACGTAACAACTTCAGTGGGAAACTGACAGTTGATTTCAGTAAACTAGTGAATCTTGTGCGTCTTACTTTACATTTTAACAACTTTGGGAGTGGGGATTTTGACGAAATGCATTTCCTTGAGTCCCTTACTAATTGCAGCGATTTGGGCGTGTTAGGCACAGATAACAACCAGTTTAGAGGAGTGCTTCCTGATTTTGTAGGGAATCTATCATCAAATATGCGGTTCTTCACACTAGGTGAAAACCAACTGCAAGGCAGGATTCCTCCAACAATTGGAAACCTTGTTAACTTGTCTATTTTAGACTTGGAAAGTAACCATTTCACTGGGCCGATACCTAGTACAATAGGAAAACTTCAAAAGTTGCAGAGATTTTTCCTTAGTGGAAATCAGCTTTCGGGTGCAATTCCTGAATCAATTGGGAATCTTTCTTTGGTGAATGAACTTTATTTGAGTTACAATAACTTAGAGGGGACTATACCTTTCAGCATTGGCAATTGCCAAAGATTAATATCATTACTtcttgaacaaaacaacctgaGTGGAACCATTCCCAAAGAACTGTTCCAAGTTTCATCTCTTTCAATTTTGCTCAACTTATCTCACAATCGTCTGTCCGGCTCACTTCCTTTAGAGATTGGAGATCTCAAAAGTTTGGTCGTGTTAGATATATCAAACAATAATGACTTGTCTGGTGAGATCCCTAGTAGTATAAGCAGCTGTACCAGCCTCCAATTCCTATTCCTGCAAGGAAACATGCTCCAAGGATCTATTCCCAAGACAATGGAATTCTTGAGAGGTCTTCAAATCCTTGACCTGTCGAGAAATAATCTATCAGGACAAATCCCAGCTTTCTTGGAGAAACTTTCCTTGATCAACCTTAACTTGTCCTTCAATGATTTCAATGGAGAATTACCTTCACAAGGGGTTTTTGCAAACTCAAGTGCAGTATCCGTTTATGGGAATAATAGGCTATGCGGCGGAATACCTTCTCTAGAACTTCCAAGATGTCCCACCAAGAAACTGAATCGTAACTTCTTCTCATCCAAACGCATCTTTGTAATTGTTGCTTCAATACTAGGAATACTAATCCTATTTTCAAGCTTGGTGTTTTACTTGTGGAAAAGGAACAGGAGGGAAAGGCAATCCACCACTTTGGAATTGTTGCCCAAGGAGTCTTTCGTGCAAGTCTCCTACGATGAGCTCTTCAAAGCAACGGATGGGTTCTCTTCGAGCAATTTGATTGGTGCTGGCAGTTTCGGCTTCGTCTACAAAGGTGTTCTTGATCAGATTGGAGATGTTGCGATCAAAGTTCTTAACCTTGTTAACCGAGGTGCGACAAAAAGCTTCATGGCAGAATGTAAAGTGTTAAAGAACATGAGACACCGGAACCTCATCAAGATCATAACTTGTTGCTCAAGCATTGATTTTCAAGGTAAGGAATTCAAGGCTCTTGTTTACGAACTCATGTTGAATGGGAATCTCGAGAAATGGCTACATCCATATCAAGTAACTAGCAGACTTGAGCTCAATCTACTGCATCGTTTAAGGGTTGCAATTGATGTGGCTTCTGCACTGGATTACCTTCATTATCAATGTGAAACCCAAGTTATTCATTGTGATTTGAAGCCAAGTAACATTCTCCTTGACCAACAAATGGTTGCACATGTTGGAGATTTTGGACTAGCCAGACTTTATAATCCAGATATGGGTATTTCCCATCACAGTAGTTCAATGGGAGTGATAGGCACAGTCGGATATGCAGCACCAGGTAAGTTAGTCGTTAACCTAACAAATCCTGTTTATTTTGTTGGTCTAATTTATTTCCCTTTTaactataatagtattatttttctaaacatCGTTAGAGTATGGTCTTGGAAGTGAAATATCGATAAAAGGCGATGTTTACAGTTACGGGATTCTGTTGCTTGAAATGTTAACCGGAAAGAGGCCTACTGATTTGATGTTTGCGGGTGGTCTTAACATTCGTAATTTTGCGGGTCAAATCTTGACAGGAAACGCAATTGAGATTGTCATTGATCCtacaattttaaaaagtgaCATTGTTATTGATCAAAGAGATGGTTGTCTAATCGCTTTGGTAAAGATTGGTTTAGCTTGTTCGGAAGAACTGCCCCAAAATAGGATGAGTATGACAGATGTTGTAAGGGAGCTACAACTGATTAAGGAAACCATGTTCTAAGTTAAAAAATAGGTTCACTTTCAACCTTGTTTTTGTATACTTTTGTTAAGTGAATAATAGATTACATCATTGGATGAACCTTGAGTGGAAATAGGTCTAAAAGACTTTTCCATTCTTACCTAGAAACACACTACGTTGAAATGGGGGCATTAATGTATGTTTgtgttaacttactaaattaaataaaaatcattcctTTCAATTCAAGGTCATGCCTAAAAGAAATCCCCTGAAACAATACAACAAGATGACCAGCTGGATGTTAAATGGCCACAAGGAAGTTTTGATAACTTTTGTAATATCACTAAAAAGCTAATGAAGATTTTACATGgatcatattattaattaggtttttaCAGCCTTGATTCAACTAAACCTTTCCTTGCTAGAGATTCTGCATTAATAACTGTGCAAAACTGATGAATTTCAAATTTGAAGAGTCCAGTCAAAGGAGGTTGgacttaaaaaagaaaagaaaaacattttcaaggcaaaaaaaatatatgcaaAGATTGTTTAATAATGTCATCTAAAGTTGGTTTTTCCagcaaatatatatttttttgaaatatttgtgatattgattttttaaaaaaaagtacaattatttcattttgaaaaaaaatacacatttaTTTTTGCATAGGCAAGATAAACACAAACGACACGATATTGTCTTACGCCGTAGGTCAGTCATTAAGTGTCGTTAGTCTAGGATTCTTGTGCATTTGTAAACGCCGCAGAGAAAATCAgatataactattttataatttttttatgttattctaTAAATGtttattcaaacaaatcaaaattttaaaaatagtcaataaatatattttcattgaatattctttaaatataaaatatagtttatgaTATTGAAGTTTTCAAGTCTAGTCCGAAAATACTAGCAAACATGCTACGAGGTCTAGATAGATTGATTCGAACGTAATGGGAAAGTTCTTACCATATCATGGTATAAAACCAGAATCACCCCAACATCTGCAATTTCCTATAAGCATAGTATTGTTCTATCCTTGCCTACTTAGTTAAGTTGGATTTTAGTTGAAAGTATTTAAATTGAAGTGGGGTCTTAGACTTGCTTTAAGAGTGAAAAATGAAGTTAGGGAAAAACCTAGATGTATGTGTGTGTACTTTACTACTTTcacaaataacataaatttgagTTTTGAAGCAATATTTTTAAAAGGCCAAGCAAGCCATGTCTTAACTAATCCCATCTTAGCTTCTAACCAACAACTTATAACAATTCTAAATGACTTTTGAGTAAACAAAGAACTTTAACATTAAGTTATTAACCTATTTAGAAACATGTATTTTCCATATCGATATATACAGTTTCTTATCAAATTGTTACTTGATTTGTTTTCCTAGATTGAGTTGcttagttataattattttgttaacattattgtattaattagaatcatataaaaaaagaaaagaaaaggaaaatgcTAACATCACTAAGtagttaataattttgtatataatatgattaaa is drawn from Impatiens glandulifera chromosome 3, dImpGla2.1, whole genome shotgun sequence and contains these coding sequences:
- the LOC124929906 gene encoding putative receptor-like protein kinase At3g47110, translating into MRFWLVSQQLALLIIIITTNALNNNETDHAALLAMKSKILDPFGGEALSSWNESFHFCNWEGVMCSKRHKRVTLIDLSSLSLSGTLSPHVGNLTFLRQLLLINNTFHGEIPNEIGDLYMLEVLALERNSFQGRIPVSLSRCYNLKHLLIGFNNLVGTIPEEFSSLSMLKRIYIHVNVLTGGIPKSVGNITSLEVFSAGANHFGGTIPNNLGQLKNLVELGLGGNQISGMIPSSLYNLSNLNILSLPMNDLNGSLPPYFGNMFPHLEWLQLHYNNFTGQLPNSIGNLTKAMRLAFERNNFSGKLTVDFSKLVNLVRLTLHFNNFGSGDFDEMHFLESLTNCSDLGVLGTDNNQFRGVLPDFVGNLSSNMRFFTLGENQLQGRIPPTIGNLVNLSILDLESNHFTGPIPSTIGKLQKLQRFFLSGNQLSGAIPESIGNLSLVNELYLSYNNLEGTIPFSIGNCQRLISLLLEQNNLSGTIPKELFQVSSLSILLNLSHNRLSGSLPLEIGDLKSLVVLDISNNNDLSGEIPSSISSCTSLQFLFLQGNMLQGSIPKTMEFLRGLQILDLSRNNLSGQIPAFLEKLSLINLNLSFNDFNGELPSQGVFANSSAVSVYGNNRLCGGIPSLELPRCPTKKLNRNFFSSKRIFVIVASILGILILFSSLVFYLWKRNRRERQSTTLELLPKESFVQVSYDELFKATDGFSSSNLIGAGSFGFVYKGVLDQIGDVAIKVLNLVNRGATKSFMAECKVLKNMRHRNLIKIITCCSSIDFQGKEFKALVYELMLNGNLEKWLHPYQVTSRLELNLLHRLRVAIDVASALDYLHYQCETQVIHCDLKPSNILLDQQMVAHVGDFGLARLYNPDMGISHHSSSMGVIGTVGYAAPGKLVVNLTNPVYFVGLIYFPFNYNSDVYSYGILLLEMLTGKRPTDLMFAGGLNIRNFAGQILTGNAIEIVIDPTILKSDIVIDQRDGCLIALVKIGLACSEELPQNRMSMTDVVRELQLIKETMF